The following proteins come from a genomic window of Diprion similis isolate iyDipSimi1 chromosome 8, iyDipSimi1.1, whole genome shotgun sequence:
- the LOC124409512 gene encoding uncharacterized protein LOC124409512 isoform X1 has protein sequence MRMWWFFVLIVHATAVNGLRLAAYISSGGLHGEIRFEPAAKNAVRIRLALQTTLQYPDQQWLWSVTKFPVDYTLVEGRCDPKHMGETVIDLTEILGPLDMPGNETAVIEVPELSLTGIKGLWGKGLLLQDILSTRVICASITVSDKNEEKLSEARFHGPVAGSIWFRWLRGHPGDNSTDAIIYTDLYHVSQHKTAPQDFTEHQWKIYVTDIFDSEKEDGVDNCNILQTLFDPKNSEPGKSVGDIDSRLGKVKVATDYQKKLKTAYRDPELGLLPTDFLGPHRLLYIVIFHPTHDDSFLACAKIRHRRQITAKALINSNGIKGEVTLVQESPFNPTWVNVSLSPVNDLATRLRYATKIASYKIHNLPQKPFGNLVSGENPCLSTDSVFDPLKIHSNNTPPAGLGTQDQYAVGDISGKLQGRKEGFYHNNIVANSAELSGIYWDTYLPLSGIHSVVHRSLVLHKYNETDNTGVFPWVCGNLMHHLPNNAGQVQIFTAEVVFRYPIVGRIIFRQPKHDSLMDTTVIIENLVHADGSSLNNSAGHRWMVHENPPGKDYYNWTARCLSAGSAYNPHKVYWDPDHPEWCSGSQVTLCRLGDMSRHDTLQIAGGKKLGPKLTRKLFTDPMLPLTGSTSILGKSLVIYDDHGPVARGERLACSIISAVYRRKAVARDWFANGEVTRAKGKLEFIQQTEYDVTDVEVSLEGLVGQMSKYHIHMTPVEIDLEFPCEATSLYGQWNPLKINDSELPLPAEGTADQYKMGDLSGKFGTLDSRKRYNTVYNDSSLPLFGLDSILGRSIVIHKKERNLRWACSTIERGYSPSEARELRAIASFHHPQGFAYGYIRMTQLVYRDNSKSETIIEVNLRHPGKYDRNVTRNHNWAIFVNPVGVDATVKVPATRCVAGGYIWNPYFTQLADPLNEDLYRQECGHDLPLRCHVGDISARVGPIDIGVNRQVFTDPNFPLEGAETAMGRSIVIMGKDFGRDRFACANIEPDNDIVKYVNIRKPPRFVVAQFIEDVRELMGIPEWMLSVDSRKTKTLHSGGCIQFLMHFKGPIANKLELDFSKIMSTGKLAAPSLAIPGFVPTKRSKTLGYRQCGVRDPNDKSFTLFQFGSAAVQPVPQLKIVLGLCGIVVCGYLM, from the exons ATGAGAATGTGGTGGTTCTTCGTTTTAATCGTTCACG CGACGGCGGTGAATGGCTTGAGATTGGCAGCTTACATATCGTCGGGAGGTCTTCACGGTGAAATTCGGTTCGAACCGGCGGCTAAAAACGCGGTTAGAATACGTCTGGCCCTTCAAACAACCCTCCAATACCCGGACCAACAATGGCTCTGGTCTGTGACAAAATTCCCGGTGGATTATACGCTGGTCGAGGGAAGATGCGATCCAAAACACATGGGAGAAAC AGTCATCGACCTGACAGAGATCCTCGGGCCGCTGGATATGCCAGGAAACGAGACTGCGGTTATAGAAGTACCAGAGCTTAGTTTGACCGGGATAAAGGGTCTATGGGGCAAGGGTTTACTTCTGCAAGACATATTAAGCACGAGAGTGATATGCGCTTCCATAACG GTATCGgataaaaacgaagaaaaattgtcCGAAGCTCGTTTCCACGGGCCTGTCGCGGGCAGCATATGGTTCAGGTGGCTGCGTGGTCATCCCGGGGACAATTCGACCGATGCGATAATTTACACGGACCTTTATCATGTTTCTCAGCACAAAACTGCGCCTCAAGACTTCACGGAACATCAATGGAAGATATACGTCACCGACATCTTCGATTCTGAGAAAG AAGACGGTGTCGACAACTGTAATATTCTGCAGACGTTATTTGACCCGAAAAATTCTGAACCTGGAAAATCTGTCGGAGACATTGATTCCCGTTTGGGAAAAGTGAAGGTGGCCACCGATTAtcagaagaaattgaaaacggCTTATCGAGACCCCGAACTGGGTCTATTGCCTACCGATTTCTTGGGGCCTCACAGACTCCTGTACATCGTGATATTTCACCCGACACACGACGACTCGTTTTTGGCATGTGCCAAGATCAGACATCGCAGACAAATTACCGCCAA AGCCCTGATAAACTCGAACGGTATCAAAGGCGAGGTGACGTTAGTCCAGGAATCTCCTTTCAATCCAACCTGGGTGAACGTATCCTTGTCACCGGTTAACGATCTAGCAACGAGGCTGAGATACGCGACTAAAATAGCCTCATACAAAATACACAACTTGCCACAAAAGCCGTTCGGCAATCTTGTCAGTGGTGAAAACCCTTGTCTTTCAACGGATAGCGTATTCGACCCGTTGAAAATTCACAGCAACAACACACCACCGGCAG GATTGGGAACCCAAGATCAATACGCAGTCGGTGATATTTCTGGTAAGCTTCAAGGACGAAAGGAAGGTTTTTACCATAATAACATTGTCGCAAATAGCGCCGAATTGAGCGGAATTTATTGGGACACGTATCTACCTCTGTCTGGGATTCACAGTGTCGTGCACAGATCGCTGGTTCTTCACAA GTATAACGAAACGGACAATACCGGTGTATTTCCATGGGTATGTGGCAACCTAATGCATCACCTGCCCAACAACGCTGGACAAGTGCAAATTTTCACCGCCGAAGTTGTATTCAGATATCCGATCGTTGGGAGGATAATATTCAGACAACCGAAGCACGACTCCCTAATGGACACGACAGTAATAATCGAAAATTTGGTACACGCAGACGGTAGTTCGCTCAACAATTCAGCCGGTCACAG ATGGATGGTGCACGAAAATCCTCCAGGAAAAGATTACTATAACTGGACAGCGCGATGTTTGAGCGCAGGTAGTGCTTACAATCCGCACAAG GTTTATTGGGACCCCGATCATCCGGAATGGTGTTCAGGGAGCCAAGTAACGCTCTGTCGTCTGGGCGACATGTCGCGACACGATACGCTTCAAATTGCTGGAGGAAAGAAGCTCGGACCAAAACTTActcgaaaattatttaccgATCCGATGCTACCTCTGACCGGATCAACGAGCATTCTGGGCAAGAGTTTAGTGATTTACGACGATCACGGACCCGTTGCTCGAGGAGAAAGATTGGCCTGTTCGAT AATCAGCGCGGTCTACAGACGAAAAGCTGTCGCCAGAGATTGGTTTGCTAACGGTGAAGTAACGCGAGCGAAAGGAAAGTTGGAATTCATACAGCAAACGGAATACGATGTAACTGACGTTGAGGTCAGCCTAGAAGGACTGGTCGGCCAGATGAGCAAGTACCATATTCATATG ACACCGGTCGAAATTGACCTGGAATTTCCCTGTGAAGCTACTTCGCTGTACGGCCAGTGGAATCCTTTAAAAATTAACGATAGCGAACTGCCTCTGCCTGCCGAAGGAACTGCAGATCAGTACAAGATGGGAGATCTGAGTGGAAAATTTGGCACGTTGGATAGTCGAAAGAGGTACAACACTGTCTACAACGATTCTTCGCTCCCACTCTTCGGACTCGATAGCATCTTGGGACGAAGCATCGTTATACacaaaaaggaaagaaacctGAG GTGGGCCTGCTCCACAATCGAAAGAGGATATTCGCCTTCCGAAGCCAGAGAATTGAGGGCTATTGCCTCATTCCATCATCCGCAGGGGTTCGCCTACGGATATATCAGAATG aCCCAGCTGGTGTACAGAGATAACAGCAAAAGCGAGACAATTATAGAAGTTAATCTTCGTCATCCTGGGAAATACGATCGCAACGTG ACAAGAAATCACAACTGGGCAATATTCGTGAACCCTGTAGGAGTCGATGCGACGGTCAAAGTACCGGCAACGAGATGCGTGGCTGGTGGTTACATATGGAATCCTTACTTTACACAGCTCGCAGATCCGTTGAAT GAAGACCTTTACAGACAAGAGTGCGGACATGATTTACCGTTGCGCTGCCACGTTGGAGACATTTCAGCGAGGGTAGGACCCATCGACATCGGCGTGAACCGTCAGGTTTTCACGGACCCGAATTTCCCCCTAGAAGGTGCCGAAACCGCGATGGGAAGGTCAATCGTGATAATGGGCAAAGACTTTGGCAGGGACAGGTTCGCCTGTGCGAATATCGAGCCTGACAACGACATCGTCAAGTACGTCAATATAAGGAAACCACCGAGATTCGTTGT AGCGCAGTTCATAGAGGATGTAAGGGAACTTATGGGGATTCCGGAATGGATGCTTTCAGTGGACAGCAGGAAGACAAAAACCCTACACAGCGGAGGATGCATCCAATTTCTGATGCATTTCAAGG GACCGATTGCCAATAAACTTGAGCTGGACTTTAGCAAGATCATGTCGACTGGAAAACTGGCGGCACCAAGCCTAGCGATACCAGGTTTCGTTCCGACAAAACGAAGTAAGACTCTTGGATATCGCCAGTGCGGAGTTCGGGATCCAAACGACAAAA GTTTCACCCTGTTCCAGTTCGGTTCAGCCGCGGTGCAACCAGTTCCTCAATTAAAAATAGTATTAGGCTTATGTGGCATCGTAGTTTGCGGCTACCTGATGTAA
- the LOC124409512 gene encoding uncharacterized protein LOC124409512 isoform X2 yields the protein MRMWWFFVLIVHATAVNGLRLAAYISSGGLHGEIRFEPAAKNAVRIRLALQTTLQYPDQQWLWSVTKFPVDYTLVEGRCDPKHMGETVIDLTEILGPLDMPGNETAVIEVPELSLTGIKGLWGKGLLLQDILSTRVICASITVSDKNEEKLSEARFHGPVAGSIWFRWLRGHPGDNSTDAIIYTDLYHVSQHKTAPQDFTEHQWKIYVTDIFDSEKEDGVDNCNILQTLFDPKNSEPGKSVGDIDSRLGKVKVATDYQKKLKTAYRDPELGLLPTDFLGPHRLLYIVIFHPTHDDSFLACAKIRHRRQITAKALINSNGIKGEVTLVQESPFNPTWVNVSLSPVNDLATRLRYATKIASYKIHNLPQKPFGNLVSGENPCLSTDSVFDPLKIHSNNTPPAGLGTQDQYAVGDISGKLQGRKEGFYHNNIVANSAELSGIYWDTYLPLSGIHSVVHRSLVLHKYNETDNTGVFPWVCGNLMHHLPNNAGQVQIFTAEVVFRYPIVGRIIFRQPKHDSLMDTTVIIENLVHADGSSLNNSAGHRWMVHENPPGKDYYNWTARCLSAGSAYNPHKVYWDPDHPEWCSGSQVTLCRLGDMSRHDTLQIAGGKKLGPKLTRKLFTDPMLPLTGSTSILGKSLVIYDDHGPVARGERLACSIISAVYRRKAVARDWFANGEVTRAKGKLEFIQQTEYDVTDVEVSLEGLVGQMSKYHIHMTPVEIDLEFPCEATSLYGQWNPLKINDSELPLPAEGTADQYKMGDLSGKFGTLDSRKRYNTVYNDSSLPLFGLDSILGRSIVIHKKERNLRWACSTIERGYSPSEARELRAIASFHHPQGFAYGYIRMTQLVYRDNSKSETIIEVNLRHPGKYDRNVTRNHNWAIFVNPVGVDATVKVPATRCVAGGYIWNPYFTQLADPLNEDLYRQECGHDLPLRCHVGDISARVGPIDIGVNRQVFTDPNFPLEGAETAMGRSIVIMGKDFGRDRFACANIEPDNDIVKYVNIRKPPRFVVMDAFSGQQEDKNPTQRRMHPISDAFQGTDCQ from the exons ATGAGAATGTGGTGGTTCTTCGTTTTAATCGTTCACG CGACGGCGGTGAATGGCTTGAGATTGGCAGCTTACATATCGTCGGGAGGTCTTCACGGTGAAATTCGGTTCGAACCGGCGGCTAAAAACGCGGTTAGAATACGTCTGGCCCTTCAAACAACCCTCCAATACCCGGACCAACAATGGCTCTGGTCTGTGACAAAATTCCCGGTGGATTATACGCTGGTCGAGGGAAGATGCGATCCAAAACACATGGGAGAAAC AGTCATCGACCTGACAGAGATCCTCGGGCCGCTGGATATGCCAGGAAACGAGACTGCGGTTATAGAAGTACCAGAGCTTAGTTTGACCGGGATAAAGGGTCTATGGGGCAAGGGTTTACTTCTGCAAGACATATTAAGCACGAGAGTGATATGCGCTTCCATAACG GTATCGgataaaaacgaagaaaaattgtcCGAAGCTCGTTTCCACGGGCCTGTCGCGGGCAGCATATGGTTCAGGTGGCTGCGTGGTCATCCCGGGGACAATTCGACCGATGCGATAATTTACACGGACCTTTATCATGTTTCTCAGCACAAAACTGCGCCTCAAGACTTCACGGAACATCAATGGAAGATATACGTCACCGACATCTTCGATTCTGAGAAAG AAGACGGTGTCGACAACTGTAATATTCTGCAGACGTTATTTGACCCGAAAAATTCTGAACCTGGAAAATCTGTCGGAGACATTGATTCCCGTTTGGGAAAAGTGAAGGTGGCCACCGATTAtcagaagaaattgaaaacggCTTATCGAGACCCCGAACTGGGTCTATTGCCTACCGATTTCTTGGGGCCTCACAGACTCCTGTACATCGTGATATTTCACCCGACACACGACGACTCGTTTTTGGCATGTGCCAAGATCAGACATCGCAGACAAATTACCGCCAA AGCCCTGATAAACTCGAACGGTATCAAAGGCGAGGTGACGTTAGTCCAGGAATCTCCTTTCAATCCAACCTGGGTGAACGTATCCTTGTCACCGGTTAACGATCTAGCAACGAGGCTGAGATACGCGACTAAAATAGCCTCATACAAAATACACAACTTGCCACAAAAGCCGTTCGGCAATCTTGTCAGTGGTGAAAACCCTTGTCTTTCAACGGATAGCGTATTCGACCCGTTGAAAATTCACAGCAACAACACACCACCGGCAG GATTGGGAACCCAAGATCAATACGCAGTCGGTGATATTTCTGGTAAGCTTCAAGGACGAAAGGAAGGTTTTTACCATAATAACATTGTCGCAAATAGCGCCGAATTGAGCGGAATTTATTGGGACACGTATCTACCTCTGTCTGGGATTCACAGTGTCGTGCACAGATCGCTGGTTCTTCACAA GTATAACGAAACGGACAATACCGGTGTATTTCCATGGGTATGTGGCAACCTAATGCATCACCTGCCCAACAACGCTGGACAAGTGCAAATTTTCACCGCCGAAGTTGTATTCAGATATCCGATCGTTGGGAGGATAATATTCAGACAACCGAAGCACGACTCCCTAATGGACACGACAGTAATAATCGAAAATTTGGTACACGCAGACGGTAGTTCGCTCAACAATTCAGCCGGTCACAG ATGGATGGTGCACGAAAATCCTCCAGGAAAAGATTACTATAACTGGACAGCGCGATGTTTGAGCGCAGGTAGTGCTTACAATCCGCACAAG GTTTATTGGGACCCCGATCATCCGGAATGGTGTTCAGGGAGCCAAGTAACGCTCTGTCGTCTGGGCGACATGTCGCGACACGATACGCTTCAAATTGCTGGAGGAAAGAAGCTCGGACCAAAACTTActcgaaaattatttaccgATCCGATGCTACCTCTGACCGGATCAACGAGCATTCTGGGCAAGAGTTTAGTGATTTACGACGATCACGGACCCGTTGCTCGAGGAGAAAGATTGGCCTGTTCGAT AATCAGCGCGGTCTACAGACGAAAAGCTGTCGCCAGAGATTGGTTTGCTAACGGTGAAGTAACGCGAGCGAAAGGAAAGTTGGAATTCATACAGCAAACGGAATACGATGTAACTGACGTTGAGGTCAGCCTAGAAGGACTGGTCGGCCAGATGAGCAAGTACCATATTCATATG ACACCGGTCGAAATTGACCTGGAATTTCCCTGTGAAGCTACTTCGCTGTACGGCCAGTGGAATCCTTTAAAAATTAACGATAGCGAACTGCCTCTGCCTGCCGAAGGAACTGCAGATCAGTACAAGATGGGAGATCTGAGTGGAAAATTTGGCACGTTGGATAGTCGAAAGAGGTACAACACTGTCTACAACGATTCTTCGCTCCCACTCTTCGGACTCGATAGCATCTTGGGACGAAGCATCGTTATACacaaaaaggaaagaaacctGAG GTGGGCCTGCTCCACAATCGAAAGAGGATATTCGCCTTCCGAAGCCAGAGAATTGAGGGCTATTGCCTCATTCCATCATCCGCAGGGGTTCGCCTACGGATATATCAGAATG aCCCAGCTGGTGTACAGAGATAACAGCAAAAGCGAGACAATTATAGAAGTTAATCTTCGTCATCCTGGGAAATACGATCGCAACGTG ACAAGAAATCACAACTGGGCAATATTCGTGAACCCTGTAGGAGTCGATGCGACGGTCAAAGTACCGGCAACGAGATGCGTGGCTGGTGGTTACATATGGAATCCTTACTTTACACAGCTCGCAGATCCGTTGAAT GAAGACCTTTACAGACAAGAGTGCGGACATGATTTACCGTTGCGCTGCCACGTTGGAGACATTTCAGCGAGGGTAGGACCCATCGACATCGGCGTGAACCGTCAGGTTTTCACGGACCCGAATTTCCCCCTAGAAGGTGCCGAAACCGCGATGGGAAGGTCAATCGTGATAATGGGCAAAGACTTTGGCAGGGACAGGTTCGCCTGTGCGAATATCGAGCCTGACAACGACATCGTCAAGTACGTCAATATAAGGAAACCACCGAGATTCGTTGT AATGGATGCTTTCAGTGGACAGCAGGAAGACAAAAACCCTACACAGCGGAGGATGCATCCAATTTCTGATGCATTTCAAGG GACCGATTGCCAATAA